One window of bacterium genomic DNA carries:
- a CDS encoding M20 family metallopeptidase, with protein MSRGRTGWEAVDAAISAGEIVELTRRMVAVPSYRGDEGWESGVARVLEDFLRLEGISATRRPVMDGRENLIATLPGRAAGRPLLMLNGHMDTVPPSGSMRYPPFAAEIHDGKLWGRGAVDMKGAVAAMTVAFAALRRAGVRPPRAVTLAAVVAEENGNLGTAALGRDGPPADLAIVGEPSGLAVIPAHRGVYRCDVVVRGRAAHGSTPELGLNAIVRAARLITALDERLPELWKGQRHAVLGGPSVNIGTIRGGIATNVVPDECRFNFAKRYVPGDSPERIRADLDAVIGASIGAGQAEVVPDPAFDAVPRPPLDLPADHPLNRTLRESIEAITGRSAAVGRFQAFTDAAVLQAAGTPSVVFGPGDLALAHADEEHVPLDALHAAARIYAHTALGLCEAAEGG; from the coding sequence ATGAGCCGCGGGCGCACGGGGTGGGAAGCGGTCGACGCCGCGATTTCGGCCGGCGAGATCGTCGAGCTGACGCGCCGTATGGTCGCGGTGCCGAGCTACCGCGGCGACGAGGGCTGGGAATCCGGCGTGGCGCGGGTGCTCGAGGACTTTCTACGCCTGGAAGGCATCTCCGCGACACGCCGGCCGGTGATGGACGGCCGCGAGAACCTGATCGCGACGCTTCCCGGCCGGGCCGCGGGCCGGCCGCTGCTCATGCTGAACGGCCACATGGACACGGTTCCGCCGTCGGGGTCGATGCGGTATCCGCCGTTTGCCGCGGAGATCCACGACGGGAAACTGTGGGGACGCGGCGCGGTCGATATGAAGGGCGCGGTTGCGGCGATGACGGTTGCGTTCGCGGCGCTGCGGCGGGCGGGCGTCCGGCCGCCGCGGGCGGTGACGCTCGCCGCGGTAGTCGCCGAAGAGAACGGCAACCTCGGCACGGCCGCGCTCGGACGCGACGGCCCGCCCGCGGACCTGGCGATCGTCGGCGAGCCGAGCGGTCTTGCCGTCATTCCCGCGCACCGCGGTGTGTACCGGTGCGACGTGGTGGTGCGCGGCCGCGCGGCGCACGGCAGCACTCCCGAACTCGGCCTCAACGCGATCGTGCGGGCGGCGCGGCTGATCACGGCCCTCGACGAACGGCTGCCGGAGTTGTGGAAAGGGCAGCGGCACGCCGTGCTCGGCGGGCCGAGCGTCAACATCGGCACGATCCGCGGCGGGATTGCGACGAACGTCGTGCCCGACGAGTGCCGGTTCAACTTTGCGAAGCGTTACGTGCCGGGAGATTCGCCGGAGCGAATTCGGGCCGATTTGGACGCCGTCATCGGCGCGAGCATCGGCGCAGGGCAGGCGGAGGTCGTGCCCGACCCGGCCTTCGACGCCGTACCGCGTCCGCCGCTCGATTTGCCCGCGGATCACCCGCTCAACCGCACGCTCCGCGAGTCAATCGAAGCGATCACGGGACGCTCCGCGGCGGTCGGGCGGTTCCAGGCGTTCACGGACGCGGCGGTGCTCCAGGCCGCGGGCACGCCGTCGGTGGTCTTCGGGCCCGGCGACCTCGCGCTCGCGCACGCCGACGAGGAGCACGTCCCGCTCGACGCGCTCCACGCCGCGGCGCGCATCTACGCGCACACGGCGCTTGGTCTCTGCGAGGCCGCGGAGGGAGGCTGA
- a CDS encoding SDR family NAD(P)-dependent oxidoreductase — MSTLNGRHAVVTGAARGIGLAIAKRLAGAGATVSIWDVDGAQAERAVAQLREADRVDALAVDVADASSVAAAARATLRRRGGVDVLVNNAGIAGPNAKTWEYPPDAWQRVLAIDLTGVFLCCRALVPSMVERKYGRVVNIASIAGKEGNPNASAYSSAKAGVIALTKSLGKELAGTGVLVNCVTPAAVETDIFAQMTREHIEFMRSKIPMGRFGTVDEVAALVAWLASEDCSFSTGAVFDISGGRATY; from the coding sequence ATGAGCACCTTGAACGGCCGGCACGCCGTCGTCACCGGTGCGGCGCGCGGCATCGGATTGGCGATTGCGAAACGCCTCGCCGGGGCGGGGGCGACGGTCTCGATCTGGGACGTCGACGGAGCGCAGGCCGAGCGCGCCGTCGCGCAGCTGCGGGAAGCCGACCGCGTCGATGCGCTGGCGGTCGACGTCGCGGACGCGTCGTCGGTCGCGGCGGCGGCGCGCGCAACGCTCCGCCGCCGCGGCGGGGTAGACGTACTCGTCAACAACGCCGGTATCGCGGGACCGAACGCGAAGACCTGGGAGTATCCGCCCGATGCGTGGCAGCGCGTTCTCGCCATCGACCTCACCGGCGTCTTCCTGTGCTGCCGGGCGCTCGTCCCTTCGATGGTGGAGCGTAAGTACGGGCGCGTCGTCAACATCGCCTCGATCGCCGGCAAGGAAGGCAACCCGAACGCGTCCGCGTACAGCAGCGCGAAGGCCGGCGTGATCGCGCTCACCAAGTCGCTCGGCAAGGAGCTCGCCGGCACCGGCGTCCTCGTCAACTGCGTAACGCCGGCCGCGGTGGAGACCGACATCTTCGCGCAGATGACGCGCGAGCACATCGAGTTCATGCGGTCCAAGATTCCGATGGGCCGTTTCGGCACGGTCGATGAGGTGGCCGCGCTCGTCGCGTGGCTGGCCTCCGAGGACTGCTCGTTTTCGACGGGCGCGGTCTTCGATATCTCCGGGGGCCGGGCGACCTACTGA
- a CDS encoding TIGR04053 family radical SAM/SPASM domain-containing protein: MHPTVRRPAIDVAQRPFMVIWETTRACDLACQHCRAEAAPLPHRDQLTTVEARALIDQVAAFGAPPPLFILTGGDPIKRPDLLSLIEYATARRLPVGFSPSATPLLTSQVIADVRAAGAVAMSLSLDGDTRATHDAFRGVSGVFERTLDAWDGALRYGLKVQINTTVTGTNVMALPGLARLVRERGAMSWSVFFLVQVGRGQWHPQITSAECEDVLEFLYDVGEAMPVKTTEGHHFKRVVVQRAILERRGLLPESALTFGPLYHALRTTLGPWPAGSGRRRTPMDVNAGRGFVFVSHTGSVHASGFLPLPAGNIRRRPLGEIYRESPLLRALRDPASWHGRCAHCEFRELCGGSRSRAFAATGDPTGDDPLCAYEPGSFPFTDDLASLQ; this comes from the coding sequence GTGCACCCCACCGTCCGCCGTCCGGCGATCGACGTCGCGCAGCGTCCGTTCATGGTGATCTGGGAGACGACCCGGGCGTGCGACCTGGCCTGCCAGCACTGCCGTGCGGAGGCGGCGCCGCTGCCGCACCGGGACCAGCTCACCACCGTCGAAGCGAGGGCCCTCATCGACCAGGTGGCGGCCTTCGGCGCGCCGCCGCCGCTGTTCATCCTGACAGGCGGCGATCCGATCAAACGCCCGGATCTGCTGAGCCTCATCGAATACGCGACCGCGCGACGGCTGCCGGTCGGCTTCTCGCCCTCGGCGACGCCGCTGCTCACAAGCCAGGTGATCGCGGACGTGCGGGCGGCCGGGGCGGTGGCCATGTCGCTCAGCCTGGACGGCGACACGCGCGCGACCCACGACGCCTTTCGCGGCGTGTCGGGCGTCTTCGAGCGCACACTCGACGCCTGGGATGGCGCGCTTCGGTACGGACTCAAGGTGCAGATCAACACGACGGTGACCGGTACGAACGTCATGGCGCTGCCGGGCCTCGCGCGGCTCGTGCGCGAGCGCGGCGCGATGTCGTGGAGCGTTTTCTTCCTGGTGCAGGTCGGACGGGGGCAGTGGCACCCGCAGATTACGTCGGCGGAGTGCGAGGACGTGCTGGAGTTCCTCTACGACGTGGGCGAAGCGATGCCGGTGAAGACGACGGAAGGACACCATTTCAAGCGCGTCGTCGTCCAGCGGGCGATCCTCGAGCGGCGCGGCCTCCTCCCAGAGTCGGCGCTGACGTTTGGGCCGCTGTACCATGCGCTGCGGACCACCCTCGGGCCGTGGCCGGCCGGCTCCGGGCGGCGGCGCACGCCGATGGACGTGAACGCGGGCCGCGGCTTCGTCTTTGTGTCGCATACCGGCAGCGTGCACGCGAGCGGGTTTCTGCCGCTGCCCGCGGGCAACATTCGCCGGCGGCCGTTGGGAGAGATCTACCGCGAGAGTCCGCTGCTGCGGGCGCTCCGCGACCCCGCCTCGTGGCACGGCCGGTGCGCGCATTGCGAGTTCCGCGAGCTCTGCGGCGGATCGCGATCGCGCGCCTTCGCCGCGACCGGCGATCCGACCGGCGACGATCCCCTGTGCGCCTACGAGCCGGGCAGCTTTCCGTTCACGGACGACCTGGCGTCGCTCCAGTAG
- a CDS encoding cupredoxin domain-containing protein, translated as MLTAAIVVGALAAVGAASAAQVTTIKIAQKEFAFTPKTVTVAAGPARFVLTNSGTIEHDFMIDALGVNSGLIKPGATVTIPPAGKSPLVLKKGTYQGYCMVPGHKELGMVITIDVK; from the coding sequence ATGTTGACGGCAGCAATCGTTGTCGGGGCGCTCGCCGCCGTCGGAGCGGCCTCCGCCGCTCAAGTGACGACGATCAAGATCGCCCAGAAGGAGTTTGCGTTCACGCCGAAGACCGTCACCGTGGCGGCGGGTCCGGCGCGGTTCGTCCTGACGAACTCCGGCACGATCGAGCACGACTTCATGATCGACGCCCTCGGCGTGAACAGCGGGTTGATCAAGCCCGGCGCGACGGTCACGATCCCGCCGGCCGGTAAGTCCCCGCTCGTGCTGAAGAAAGGTACCTATCAGGGCTACTGCATGGTTCCCGGCCACAAAGAGCTGGGGATGGTCATCACGATCGATGTCAAGTGA